Part of the Lolium rigidum isolate FL_2022 chromosome 6, APGP_CSIRO_Lrig_0.1, whole genome shotgun sequence genome, GGACGGGAACACgccaactttttttttttatagaaaatggTGATTTGTGTGATTTCCCATTTCTTAGTGGTTTTTAATGTGGTTATGTATTATTTAAGAAATAATGTTCGGATTGCAAACTTTCAAAACCGATCTTGACGTGCATGTCAGAATCacacttagcatcacaccaccaCTCAACTCTCTACGACTAAATTGACAAAGATCATGAGCAACTCTGTTGTTTCTTCTATTTTTACCAGCATAACTTTGTCGATCGGATTGTTTCTTTAGCTTAAACACTTTTGCAATTATAGTAGGCGTCCATGAGTGCCTTATAGTCAGTTTCTATAACCAAATCCAACGACCTTCTTCCCTGTTTTGCAAATTCACCTAGAGCTAGCGAAAGAGTATACAAGAGCCATGTCCAAACCTGCTTGTAGACAAGTCGGTGCTTTAACAAGGCATAATAACAAGACCATCTCAAAAAGATACCAAGTTGTTATAAAAACCATTTAACTTGCTTTTAAGTGGTAGTTTCCCTCTATAAGTACATATTTTTGCTAGGCAGTCCAATTTTTTAAGGAAGTGCCACTTCAAAACTTGTGTATGAATTTTACTAGTTACTGGCAAGCTTGTATTCCCATAATTGAAAGGGGTTAATTGGGTCTATGCCATTGCAATTTTCGTCGATTGGAGAAATGCCATTACAAAATCTAGACTTGGATATATGCCACTCCAACTTTCTCATACTTCTACCATGCCATTTTCTCAACTTAATAAGAGAATAACAGTTCAAAGACTATGTGTATTGCAGTGTGTACTACAGTATTTACCATATTGCCCCTGGGTACAACTTTGGGCAGCACTATTGGATCTTCCGGTAGTGCGGACACGAGCGTCACCATTGCTGGCTTCTAGGGGCTCGCAGCGACCCTTTTGGAATGGAGAACCAAGCGGCGGCCCTGCGTGCTTGCGGCCGAATCCATCGGAGAAGGCAAGCAGGTTGATGCGGAAGCGTGGCTGGCGTCGCCCACAACGAAGTAGACCACCCTTATGCGCTCATAAAGCAGAGCGACAGTGACAGGGGCAGAGCAGCGGCATTGGACCTGTCCCGCGCCATTGGGGGCTAAATCGATGGGAGGAAAGTGGAGGCTGCGCGGTACTTGTTCATCGGCGGCGGTAGATCAGGTCCACAACGAGAAATACTCAGGGGTGGCAAGAAGCAAGGCACCCGACCAGCGAGCTAGAGAGAGGAGAGTGACGCAACCACACGGGGGAGCTGGAGGGAGGTAGGATTAGCTGCCGGCGGGCTGGCCTGTGCGCTGGGTTCATGCGGCGAGAGCTGGCACAGCGTTTCCAGATGCAAGATTCCAGCTATCAACTCAATGAAGAAGAGCTTTTATTATTATTCCTTTTCTCTTTTATTACGCGTTAGTACGTGAGTACAACGGTGCCATGATAGTATAATTGACTGTATATTGTTTGGTAATGATCAAAGTGGCATAGAAAGATGTATGAAGAAGTTAGAGTGGCATATTCCCAACTCTGGTTTATGTAATGGCATTTCTCCAACCTGTGAAAGTTGCAATGGCATGAATCCAATTAACCCTATTTAAGTGGttttggcatgatttcatgtgttcCAATGATCGTGGCCCCTAGAACGGAAATAATTTGATTAAAGAAGTGGTGATTTATGTGCATTTCCTCTTGGTTAGTGACATAATAGGGCACATGAACAATACCAACTCACAACTAGCCAAGATATACAAATTACTTCGGTTGCTTCAAAGTGGGAGCTTTCCACTCTAAGCCTATAAAGTTCATTGAGGCTGGTCCAATTTGTCAAGGATGTGCCATTTTAAAAGTGATGTATGAGATACTAATCACCAAGTCCCTTATAGATCCATGTTAGGACTAAATTCTAATGGTTTCTTACTATTTCGTGTGACTTTATATGTCCCCATGTTATGCGGCCTATGGAATGGAACTACAACAGCTTTTCATGCAAATTATAGCTTTTTTATGACTTGCCTCTTTATTAGTGATAGAATAGAGAATAAAACATAGCAACTCAAAAGTTCCAAATTATTTGAAACATATATGTTGCAtcatgggctacacaaaaatggcaATCAGAGCGAAATACGTCGTATTATGGGCTACACAGAAATGATAAATTCTAACAAATGTTGACGTTTCAAAATATGCACTGTTGCCAGATCCACAATTTAATCAGTTTCACAGAGccaaaaatacaaagtatttcgtATTTTTTTGCATAgttgtagagtacatcattgtATACCTCTGGGATTTTTTTCCGGAATTTATTGAAACTTTGAAGTGCtaattttgaatttttgaaaaatAGGATGCATGTAACATTGTAACCCAAGCTTCAAAACCCCACACACCTTTTGTTTTTTATGTTTAGCATGCATGTTGATCGTGAGTACACAAAACATAGTCCCCCGATCACGCTGGCAGCAGTTCAGTTTTCTAAATAACATAGGACTAGTTTTAATTTGAGAACCTTGAATTTGAACGATACAGATGTATGTTCAAAGTCTGGACCGTATCGCCCAGTGCCGTCTCTGATGTGCAATGCTCATGTGATGAAATTAAGCACTGCCCAATGAAAAATTATAATTGGGTCGATGAAACTCCTAGTTTTATTTCCGGGAAACTTATAAGAAATGTAACAATTGTTGGCAATTGATATAAAATACCAATGTCAGCTTTGCTCCTCTCAGGTTGTTATGGCCTAGAAGCTACATTAGGAATATACGACCAGTACTGAAACCATCTGACAAACATGTATCCTCTATGTccataagactgctcatagtgggagtaacatagctagtaacatcacacatcttaaggcattttggtgacatgacatgctaataaatgaagaaagagagtgaggtggtaactagctatgttaccataacatcacacacctcaaggcaagatgagtctacaacataataaatgatacaatgcatgacaccgcATATAagtaactacccactatgaaggtagtaacctagactagtaacattacatatgttactagtctaagttactccccgctATGACCAGCCTAAATAAGTAGACTTTTGGCCTCAAAATttatccacaaaagagtgtatttATAGCTTTTAAATGCACTTTAATCTACGAAAAAATTCTCTCTCGGTGCACGGGAAGCGAGCCCAATAACATTTAGCACATGGTCTTCTTATTTTCTATACACACTTAGTTCATTAGAGGTGgggtaaataaaatgggagaaATGGTGGATATCACATTTTCCAATACTACCTCCATATCGGTTTACTGAGGTATTAcacattttagaaaaaaaaattgaccattagtttggtcaataaaatgtaagatataatatatagaaaaattatatcattggatttATATTGAAAAGAAGTTTCAAACGTTATaatttatgtactccctccataccggtttacatgggtattacacaTTTCGAGACAAAACTTCGACTACTATTTAGTCaaaaaaatataagatatatattacaaaaattatattattggaaacttcttttgaatatgaatccaatagtacaatttttgtggcatatatctcatattttgttcacCAAATTTATAGTCAAACTTTATCCGCGAAATGTGTAATAtcctgtaaaccggtatggaggtagtagtatatgccttatattttattgaccaaatttatCAATATGAAGTTAGTATAAAAAAATCTTAATTTATCTTGGAAAACCTAGACATGCACTCTTTTTTGGGAGGGAGGGAGCATGTACGCAAATGAAAAAACTGATTGATCGAGCTCGTTGACCAATAAATTGAGGTTTGGAAGGTTGAGAGCCAAATCCCGTGGACCAAgaggaaaattaattgttgctacagtaATATGGTGAGGCATCGGTGTAATTAAAATGGTGCCTAAAATTAAGATGACATACTCCTACTACGGATAGTTTGTTTTTCTACCCAATTAACTCTGAGTTAATAAGGGAGAGCAATCAGGGTAGTGATTTCGGGGCGAGATTATAGGGGACCACGCGGTCAGTTGTTCTACTGGCCAATCAACTGCTTTGGTTTGTAGGAAAGTAATCAATTAAAATAATTAGGGTGCGGATATTTGGAAAACGAGATGTTCTCCACCGTTGCAAGCCCAAAAATAACTGAAAACATTGAGGGTATGTGGAATCACAAATTAATTGAACCACGTATGTATTGTCACTCAACGCAATTGCCAATTCAACTTCACCACCGATCTCGGGCACAACAGTTGTGATAGCACCTTGGATAGTTTCATCATACATAAAACAATTGACTTCAGTTTAGGAAGATAGATTACTTGATCTCTTTAATCAGCACACCACTTGGTCCAAGATCGCCTTTGTCTTTGCTTATTGCGTGAACCAGTAGCTGTGAGTGTGATTCAATTAGAAGTTGGAACGCGAGAAATGCCCCATTGCTGCTAAACTATCTGAACTCTGAAGTGCTCGGATACAGTCTTGGGCTGCACACAGAGTCCAAGCATATTTTGCAACGGCCCAAAATTCGTTTCTGGCCCAAAATTCGGCCCGACACCATCACGCCTTGAGCACAAGGCGCTGAACCATCATCACGTCATTTTCTCCTCCCATCCATCACGCACGCCTCTCCCGatctcctctgccgccgcctccgcctccgccacgaCGGCCAGCTCCCGCCCAGCTCCGGCGACTCCTCGCGCTGCTGAGCACCGTCCGGCACCACATCCTCGCCCTTCACCGATGCCATGCCGCGGGACCGTCAATCTGATGCTCCCCGTCGAACCCTAGCCGCGATGTATCTCTTCTTGTCGGCGCCGCCGGACCCCTGCAACGTGGCTCCATGGAGGGATGCTCATGCCGCCGTCCTCCACACGCTGCAAGGACCACGCGTCTCCTCTGAGGAGGGGACGGGATCTCGTCCGTCGGCATCACCGACGCAGCTCCCCGCTCTACAAGGACTGCTGCATGCGCGCGCGGCTTCCCCGTGGCCGGCCATGTGAGGCCACCGTTTGTCCGCAGGTGAGAACAGTTCTCGCCCCACTCTACTTTTCCTTAATGTGTCGATGCAAATGGAGGTGCTCTGTGTGCTAATCCAGAGAGGAAAGAAGCTAGTATTGTGGTGTCCGGGAAACTGTGACAGATATATGGATTCTCCTTTGAGTTATCTACTAGTACTAGCCTCCACAAATTTGCTGATTGATCAACACTGAAATCTCTTAAGTAGTAGGCTACAATATACAATCATCGAACATTTCTCCAATAATCCAGGAGCAAAAACATGCCCATAACTTGCTTCTTACCAGATTGATGAGGCGTAATAATTGACTACATCAGCAAACAGCTGACTTAATCAGCTTTTAGTACTGAAAGTCCAAACAAATATATAGGAGCCTTCTAATCTGTACTCCTGATTCTGTCACTTGTATATAGGAAGGTGATTTGAGGATTTCTTGTACCAAATCTGAAATCGAAATCAGGCAAACAACTTACTAATGTTGCTCTGTTCCACAATTTTTATGCAGTCACCGGGACATGCCTGAAATTCATGTGTCGCCCTCCATCGATGCCATGCCGCGGAACCGTTGATCTGATGCTCCCCGTCGAACCCTAGCCGTGATGTATCTCCTCTTGTTGGCGCCGCCGGACCCCTGAGACGTGGCTCCAGGCCTAGCTCCTTCAGCCACGAACCCGTGGCGGCGCAGTTGGCTTTCTcgccggtgcgtgcatgcatcggTTGGTTCGGGCGCGGCGCTCCGTCGAGCTCGCCAGACCGCATCGCGCGCGTTGCCGATGCACTTGGGAGGGCGCTGCACGCCGGCCATCAGGGCGGGACGGCGGCGCCGTGAGCCATGGAGGGATGCTCATGCCACCGTCCTCCACGCATCTCCTCTAAGGATGGGACAGAAGGCTTGTCCGTCGGCATTGCCGGCGCGGCTCCCCGCCATGTGCCGCCCGCCATGTGAGGCCATCGTTTGTCTGCAGGTGAGACCAATTCTGGCTCTGCTTTGCTTTGCTGTGTCAATGGAACTGGATGTGATTTGTGTGCTAATCGAGAGAGGAAAGAAGCTGTGTTGTGGTGTCAGCCAAACTGACGCCATATATGTAATCTCCATTTAGTTATGTAGTACTACTACTAGTTTCCACAAATACGCTAACTGACCAACTCTTAACTCTAAGTGCTAGGCTGACATTTCTCTAGTAGCCCAGGAGCAAAAACATGTCCATAACTTGCTTTTTACCAGACGTATGAGGCGTTATATTTGAGGAAATAAGCAAGCAGCTAACAGCTAACGGAATCAATTTTTTATTACCTAAATCCAAACAAATAGGAGTCTTCTAATTTCTTCCAAATCCTATTTGTTCTCCTGATTCAGTCACCTGTATCTagggaggtggtatgaatatttcTTCTACCAATTGAAACTGCAAATCAAGCAAGCAACTCTCTGTTCCATTCATGCTGTCACAGGGAATTCTCTGAAATACATGTGTCACCAAAAGCACATCTCATTTTCAGTCTGTTGTTTGTATACCTCGATCATTGTTTTGTATAGGATTGTAGGAATTTAATGGTGCATTTGTGAGCTGAATATGGTCTTAGATTCGATTTTTCTAGTTGTCGTTTTTCCTTGGGTCATGTAGGCAGTCAGGCCAAGTAAAGAGATAGAATCCTTTAGTTAAGTAATTTAGTAGGAAGAGAACGATTttgagaaagaaaaaacaaaatatgtCATCTTCACATGTAGCTGTACACCCAGATcattatttattttgttttgtttcttgtgAGCAGAATTACGATTATAGTCATTCTGCGCACTGATGCATGCAGCAATTCTAATATCCAAATGAGCAAATACTACCTGAAACTCTTGAAGACATACTAGCTAGTTAATTCTGCTATAAATCATGAAACATTGTTCTCCTTATTTGGGGTATGCTCTTGTAATGATAGTTTTTCCTAATAAATGGTAAGACTGAAATTATGTTTGTTGTTGGTCCAGATGTGCTTGGTCTGTATCTATGTATTGCGGCATTGTCTGTTGGGTTAGAAAAAAAAATTCAGCTATATTATTTAGTAGACCGAACTCTGAACTATCTATGAAATGCACTAGAAATTTTTAAACCTAATATTTTTTTATTGATTCTCTTGCATTCTATCTTGGGCAGCCATTGGAGTGGACGGTGGAGTGTCTCAGAGGAAGGCGCCTCGCCAGATTGGAAGAGGGCTTAGTGTGTGAACCTGATGAATGTCGCACCCTTGCAGGTGATTCCGATACTTCTAACGAACTTGCTGTCAAAATTGTTGACATCTTGATGGTCTTATGTAGACATAAAAAATGGAATTGTGCATTGAATTACTCATCTTGAATTCTgaaattcttcttctttttgATCGTGTGTATTGGCAGTGTATGTTGTATTGTCTAGCAGTGCTTCTATGTGTCATTGAGATGTTTTAGTTTTCTAGCTAGAGGTGTTAGAAATTCTGCAGTACGTGTATGCTAGCACTAGAAGAGGTTATCAAGTCATGATTTCAGCTCATTCGTAGTATACATGCATGATGTAAATCCTCTCAAAGTAAATATACTAGTATTTAGTGGTTTTGTATCAGGTAGAGAATTGCTGGCAACATTGGAATTGCTAAAGCATTATATAGGCATGAAAAGTACTAATACGGGCAAGCCTCATTGGTGTTTTTGCTTCTTGCTTTCTTTGCTTTCCTAGTCCATCTACTAGTTTTCTTCTAACTTTTGTTAGAATTGGCTTTAGATTTAGTTGTTTCCGCTATGCTGATTGTACTTTGTGTCGTTTTCAATTTCTTATAATACATGTACCCCGTAACATATTTTGGGGCGTGTTTGAGAATTTTTTAGGATGTCACATATCCAATGATCAATTGTTGAATGCATAATTGGTTCCAATTCATAAGCTTACGGCAGGGATATACCATTTTGAGCTATTTTAATGACCAGGTGTTCAGGAACAACCTATTAATTGGGTCTCAGTTTAAGTGGCAGGGCAGAAGGTGAAACCTATCTATTGTTCACCATGGTTCCTAGTTTCCTAATTTTGTTCTGGAATTAGGTTGTTAGCTGCCTTTGTGTTCAGTAGCTGCATCAGGTTTTTTTTTCCTGTACAGGCCTATAGGTTCTAAGAGTGATTTGCGGAGTTCGAATTATGTTGTGCCGCTAACTCACTCATGGGAACAATTTATTTAAACATAATAAATAATTATTTTACTGAATATTTGTTTGTGCATTCTTTCAAGGATTGCTACCTAGCACCGTCAAATTGTGTGTATAATAAATCAAGTATTACAAACCAATATTTGAATTGTTAATGGGCACACTATGGTTCATGTTCCTTATTACACATTCAGATATTTGTCAAGATTCAAAACAGAGAACATATTCAGTGCTATTAACCTGCTATATTTTATTACTAATTGAGCAACTAACTTGGGAGCAGATGTTGTCAACAGAGTAAATTGGATTGTATTTACCTGTGAAAATATATTGGTTGTGCCCTTCTTCGATTGGTAGTATGATTCTCCAGTCTTGCATCAAGAAGCACTTTACCTCAAATTGCAAATAAAAAGAGGGAATGTTTTTTTGCAACTTCAATAGAAGGAATCTAATTCTGCTTTTGCGGACATAAGACGCCAAAAACACACTGTTATAACCAAGTTCACGAATACACCAAGCTCCAGCTGAAGCATGACATGGTACTATTGTTGCATGGTGCTGGGTGTTAGCCTGTAGGTCCGAACTCACCATCTTTGATGTAAAAGTAGCTCCATGCAGCAGCTTTAGCTTGTATATGCTCTGAAAGATTATTCTAGAATCTTGATGAAGTGGAAGCTTTTCCGTAATAGAATGCATGAGAGTGTTATATTTTGTTTTGAACCTTTGAGTTTTTGTACATAAATTTCCTAGTTCTAAACCTTTCGTAATATCTAACAATCCCTCAAGTCATTTCACGTTACACTAGGCTGCTAGCTTAGcagttttttgaaattttaacctCCATGTTTCGAATTTTAATTCGTTACTAGAGTGGGCCCTTATTTTTAGATAGAATGCCTAGGTCTGGTATGGCATGATCTCCTTTTTACAAGCATGTAGCCATCTATTATTTGAGTGGTAGGCTATTAAtaatcgcgaaaacgcaaaaagctttgcgtttcgattcattgatagaaaagaagTTTACATTACAAGCCTAAGACAAGGCTGggacacccacacacacacacccaacaCTCAAAACGTGATTACGACAAAAGGCCGCAATCCGTCGAGTGCTCCTCTAAGACGCTACAGTGTTAGCTCCTCCGCCAAACAGAACCCATGCCGATGAAAGTCGCAGTGCTTGTGCATCATCGAAATTACCAAGAACCTGCCAGCCCGCAGCCAAGAGGCGTACCACCCGGATCCCGCGAGCCCACCCGGCTCAGCCGGGAGCATTGCTGCTCCGGGGACGCCGTCGGCGCAGGTGGCTACCTCCTAGCAACCTCAACGGACGCGCAAGCGTGCGGTCTTCGACAGCCCGCCATCAAGCTACGTAGGCCAGCCCACCACTCGCTCATCCAGAGGCCCGCTCGCGCTGTCCGAGGAAGATCCTCGTCGCGCAAGC contains:
- the LOC124668633 gene encoding uncharacterized protein LOC124668633 isoform X2 yields the protein MGQKACPSALPARLPAMCRPPCEAIVCLQPLEWTVECLRGRRLARLEEGLVCEPDECRTLAVRFFPWNHIFDTRSGR